From Neospora caninum Liverpool complete genome, chromosome VIII, a single genomic window includes:
- a CDS encoding putative 14-3-3 protein codes for MVNLPVSPSRSPRSSPSTPSVPYSLQHAAADAQPVSRVPANDTHRHLPAARIFPVLSNPGAVISALSPSHGEQRANAQDVDGETGRRVLGTEGHSGFGEPRDGASPRGHGGSGAGEESRAGALSASSPFSSPPRTNSGVKSPLINGAFRDDAFLPLISPGASASFLSPAARSNMQEKTKETPVPLTAEDIEHLQAKASIAANLEKWPDVIRAMKKVAQARPNFDATQRSLVIHAYTNLANEARHARKTLDGYSSALSSLRNWEAPARDAQGGHETWKDEKSEKQAHASEREAKRKRAEEERLATRTLGNGLVPTNQLREFEPFFEFCVGLYKQRITEDLASLNEDLDRFVLGVLLPQAENLEAAAAYQQLRGDVSRHTAALAKNADVRRRMEERALRAYESGLQFTEQDAELKVTALHLGIVLNYGCENKHTRNRVGKSFSISLKKEDCGDDEEKGILLKSMNNGEQTNRAIELVASEFRYSVENMYQVRNEEEYQRVLVILGLLRDNIENWCAETGRTDVQTLLGMDYHTQSSGQSLDAGSVASLS; via the exons ATGGTGAaccttcctgtctcgccgtctcgctctccacgCTCCTCCCCTTCGACTCCGTCTGTGCCCTATTCGCTCCAACACGCCGCGGCCGACGCCCAGCCCGTGTCGCGGGTTCCCGCGAACGACACTCACCGACACCTGCCTGCCGCGCGGATCTTTCCGGTTCTGTCGAATCCTGGAGCCGTGATCTCGGCGTTGTCCCCGTCGCACGGAGAGCAGCGAGCGAATGCACAGGAcgtggacggagagacagggcgacgCGTGCTCGGCACTGAAGGCCATAGTGGGTTTGGGGAACcgcgagacggcgcctcTCCTAGGGGACATGGCGGCAGCGGagcgggcgaagagagcCGAGCAGGCGCCTtgtcggcctcgtcgccgttcAGCTCGCCGCCGAGAACCAATAGCGGCGTGAAGTCCCCTTTGATCAACGGCGCGTTTCGAGACGACGCGTTTCTGCCCCTGATTTCGCCCGGTGCGagcgcctctttcctctccccgGCAGCCCGCTCGAACATGCAAGAGAAAACCAAAGAGACACCGGTCCCCCTCACCGCCGAGGACATCGAACACCTCCAAGCCAAGGCCAGCATCGCCGCAAACCTCGAAAAATGGCCAG ATGTGATTCGAGCCATGAAGAAAGTGGCCCAAGCGCGGCCGAACTTTGACGCAACTCAACGGTCCCTCGTG ATTCACGCGTACACGAACCTTGCAAACGAGGCGCGGCACGCGCGAAAGACGCTGGACGGTTACTCGTCggcgctttcctcgctccgcAACTGGGAGGCGCCTGCCAGGGATGCTCAGGGCGGCCACGAGACgtggaaagacgagaagagcgagaaacaggcgcatgcatccgagcgcgaggcgaagcggaagcgcgcagaagaagaacgccTGGCCACACGAACGCTGGGAAACGGCCTTGTGCCCACCAACCAGCTGCGCGAATTCGAGCCTTTCTTCGAATTCTGCGTCGGCCTGTACAAGCAGAGAATCACGGAAGATCTCGCTTCCCTCAACGAAGACCTCGACCGCTTCGTCCTGGGCGTTCTTCTGCCCCAGGCTGAGAATCTC GAAGCGGCTGCGGCGTATCAGCAGCTTCGGGGCGACGTCAGTAGACACACAGCGGCG CTGGCGAAGAACGCAGACGTGCGCCGGCGCATGGAGGAGCGCGCGCTGCGAGCCTACGAATCGGGCCTCCAGTTCACAGAGCAAGACGCAGAGCTAAAGGTGACGGCCTTGCATCTGGGGATCGTGCTGAACTACGGATGTGAGAACAAACACACACGGAACCGCGTTGGAAAGAGCTTCTCAATCTcgctgaagaaagaagactgcggggacgacgaggagaaaggaa TTCTACTAAAGAGCATGAACAATGGAGAGCAAACCAATAGGGCGATTGAGCTCGTGGCCTCGGAGTTCAGATACTCTGTCGAAAACATGTACCAAGTCCG aaacgaggaagaatATCAACGCGTCCTAGTTATCCTCGGCCTTCTGCGTGACAACATCGAGAACTGGTGTGCAG AGACAGGCCGGACAGACGTGCAGACTTTGCTGGGCATGGACTACCACACTCAGTCGTCGGGCCAGTCCCTCGATGCAGGCAGCGTCGCTTCCTTGAGCTAA